One window of Globicephala melas chromosome 2, mGloMel1.2, whole genome shotgun sequence genomic DNA carries:
- the NFKBIA gene encoding NF-kappa-B inhibitor alpha, with protein MFQPAEPGQEWAMEGPRDALKKERLLDDRHDSGLDSMKDEEYEQMVKELREIRLEPQEAPRGAEPWKQQVTEDGDSFLHLAIIHEEKVLTMEVVRQVKGDLAFLNFQNNLQQTPLHLAVITNQPEIAEALLEAGCDPELRDFRGNTPLHLACEQGCLASVGVLTQPRGTQHLHSILQATNYNGHTCLHLASIHGYLGIVELLVSLGADVNAQEPCNGRTALHLAVDLQNPDLVSLLLKCGADVNRVTYQGYSPYQLTWGRPSTRIQQQLGQLTLENLQMLPESEDEESYDTESEFTEDELPYDDCVLGGQRLTL; from the exons ATGTTCCAGCCCGCGGAGCCCGGCCAGGAGTGGGCCATGGAGGGCCCCCGGGACGCACTCAAGAAGGAGCGGCTGCTGGACGACCGCCACGACAGCGGCCTGGACTCCATGAAGGACGAGGAGTACGAGCAGATGGTGAAAGAGCTAAGGGAGATCCGCCTCGAGCCTCAGGAGGCGCCGCGAGGCGCCGAGCCTTGGAAGCAGCAGGTCACCGAGGACGGAGACTC GTTCCTGCACTTGGCCATCATCCATGAAGAGAAGGTGCTGACCATGGAAGTGGTCCGCCAAGTGAAGGGAGACCTGGCGTTCCTCAACTTCCAGAACAACCTGCAGCAG ACTCCTCTCCACTTGGCGGTGATCACCAACCAGCCAGAGATCGCTGAGGCACTTCTGGAAGCTGGCTGCGATCCTGAGCTCCGAGACTTTCGAGGAAATACCCCCTTACACCTTGCCTGTGAGCAAGGCTGCCTGGCCAGTGTGGGAGTCCTGACTCAGCCCCGTGGGACCCAGCACCTCCACTCCATCCTACAAGCCACCAACTACAATG GTCACACGTGTCTGCATCTGGCCTCTATTCATGGCTACCTGGGCATCGTGGAGCTGTTGGTGTCCTTGGGTGCTGACGTCAACGCACAG GAGCCCTGCAATGGCCGAACTGCCCTCCATCTCGCGGTGGACCTGCAGAATCCCGACCTGGTGTCGCTCTTGTTGAAGTGTGGGGCCGACGTCAACAGGGTCACCTACCAGGGCTACTCCCCGTACCAGCTCACCTGGGGCCGCCCAAGCACCCGGATACAGCAGCAGCTGGGCCAGCTGACCCTAGAGAACCTTCAGATGCTGCCCGAGAGCGAGGATGAGGAGAGCTATGACACGGAGTCAGAGTTCACAGAGGATGAG ctgCCCTATGATGACTGTGTGCTTGGAGGCCAGCGCCTGACGTTATGA